The Cohnella abietis genome has a segment encoding these proteins:
- a CDS encoding S-layer homology domain-containing protein, producing the protein MNQILKKPITLLLLIVVFTMTISGSAFAHSNQSNKKNSIDVATAVSLIVKGLDLNLGDLRFIKAPQVSDYFSKIKDNAPYAQSFIIAAHNGLGLPKDINPSAKVTKEQFAKWLFGAMSYNKDYVWTQVYQKISDDNQVTKEYMDSIQKLLSAKIITLDNKQKLYPKSNITKSFAVTVIERTAKYIKNTQPAATPILTDVKLTSDKETDAITRVTISATAPHPGYGIEITSIKFEKGTATINYKTVLPDPDKVYIQITTEVNAVTYIPSSYQAVLGKQQ; encoded by the coding sequence ATGAATCAAATTTTGAAAAAACCAATCACCCTGCTTTTACTAATCGTCGTTTTCACTATGACAATTAGCGGATCCGCATTCGCACACAGCAACCAGAGCAACAAGAAGAACAGCATAGACGTCGCTACTGCCGTAAGCTTAATTGTGAAAGGCTTAGATTTAAACCTTGGAGACTTAAGATTTATTAAAGCACCTCAAGTTAGCGACTACTTTTCAAAGATTAAAGATAATGCTCCTTATGCTCAGAGCTTCATAATCGCGGCTCATAATGGGCTTGGGCTGCCCAAAGATATTAATCCATCCGCAAAAGTAACGAAAGAGCAATTCGCTAAATGGCTTTTTGGAGCCATGAGCTATAACAAAGATTATGTATGGACACAGGTATACCAAAAAATCTCTGATGATAATCAAGTAACCAAAGAATATATGGATAGCATTCAGAAGCTTCTTAGCGCCAAGATCATCACACTAGACAACAAACAAAAGCTTTATCCAAAAAGCAACATCACAAAGTCCTTCGCAGTAACAGTAATCGAAAGAACAGCTAAATACATTAAAAATACCCAGCCTGCTGCAACACCGATACTTACTGACGTCAAACTAACCTCTGATAAGGAAACTGATGCTATTACACGAGTTACGATATCCGCGACAGCTCCTCATCCTGGCTATGGCATAGAGATAACAAGCATTAAATTCGAGAAGGGCACTGCCACTATTAATTATAAAACGGTGCTTCCTGATCCCGATAAGGTGTACATTCAAATAACTACCGAAGTGAACGCTGTCACCTATATACCGTCAAGCTACCAAGCTGTTTTAGGCAAGCAACAGTAG
- a CDS encoding uracil-DNA glycosylase, with the protein MDRSLRVRLDNEWGKLLSDEQEKLYYQELVRKVEEQYLENTVYPPRSDIYRALELTSYEDVKVVILGQDPYHGANQAHGLSFSVQPGVKLPPSLRNIFKELQDDIGCPMPEHGFLEHWAKQGVLLLNNVLTVREGQANSHRKLGWEKMTDRIISLLNERNKPIAFVLWGKHAQNKGRYIDQSKHFVLNSVHPSPLSAYGGFWGSKPFSQCNAFLKASGQAEIDWELPSL; encoded by the coding sequence ATGGATAGAAGCTTGCGAGTAAGGTTGGATAATGAGTGGGGAAAATTGTTGAGTGACGAACAAGAGAAGCTATACTATCAGGAGCTTGTTCGTAAAGTAGAGGAGCAGTATCTGGAGAACACCGTCTATCCGCCTCGTAGCGACATTTACCGAGCGTTAGAGCTAACTTCTTATGAGGATGTTAAGGTCGTTATTCTGGGGCAGGATCCTTATCATGGGGCAAATCAGGCGCATGGTCTAAGCTTCTCGGTTCAGCCCGGCGTTAAGCTGCCTCCGTCGCTTAGAAATATATTCAAAGAGCTGCAGGATGATATTGGCTGTCCAATGCCTGAGCACGGATTTCTGGAGCACTGGGCGAAGCAGGGAGTGCTGCTGCTGAACAATGTGCTGACGGTTAGAGAGGGTCAAGCTAATTCTCATCGCAAGCTGGGATGGGAGAAGATGACGGATAGAATAATAAGCTTGCTTAATGAGAGAAATAAGCCTATTGCCTTTGTATTGTGGGGTAAGCACGCGCAGAATAAAGGGCGCTATATCGATCAGTCAAAGCATTTTGTCCTTAATTCTGTGCATCCCAGTCCATTGTCGGCCTACGGGGGCTTCTGGGGAAGTAAGCCCTTCTCCCAATGTAATGCTTTCCTTAAAGCCAGTGGCCAGGCTGAAATCGATTGGGAGCTCCCTAGCCTGTAA
- a CDS encoding methyl-accepting chemotaxis protein, whose product MLLEIATTQVLNEKAVLAALEQSLAMIEFNMHGDVLWANENFARAMGYQVSELTGIHHRKFCTPDFVRSPDYETLWDNLRSGNKFQDKITRVSKEGVILLLEATYMPILGEDGQVVAVLKVATDITARETATNQVTTELQKMAENLLIRTEKGITRNQQVASAIGRVMNDNESNLNYLHDLEKQTIAVHRIVQTIREFASQTNLLALNAAIEAAHAGEHGRGFNVVATEVRKLAKNVQEAAQEIQVTVEGISKQVNRVSEGTKTSQRAIVDSQHQIQQAVDEFAGIGEAVGKLDVQAKALSQIM is encoded by the coding sequence ATGTTATTGGAAATAGCTACCACGCAAGTGCTGAATGAAAAGGCTGTACTTGCCGCATTAGAGCAATCACTTGCTATGATTGAATTTAATATGCATGGTGATGTTCTTTGGGCAAACGAGAACTTCGCTCGTGCGATGGGCTATCAGGTGTCAGAACTGACGGGAATACATCATCGAAAATTTTGTACACCAGATTTCGTCAGAAGTCCGGATTATGAGACGCTTTGGGATAACTTGAGAAGCGGTAATAAATTTCAAGATAAAATCACACGAGTGTCAAAGGAAGGTGTTATTCTGTTGCTTGAAGCCACGTATATGCCTATTCTCGGTGAAGATGGACAAGTGGTGGCAGTCTTGAAAGTAGCAACTGACATAACAGCACGGGAAACCGCCACAAACCAAGTAACTACCGAATTGCAGAAAATGGCGGAAAATTTACTCATTCGTACAGAGAAAGGTATTACACGCAATCAACAAGTGGCTTCGGCAATTGGTCGTGTTATGAATGACAATGAGAGCAACCTAAACTATCTTCACGACTTGGAAAAGCAGACAATAGCCGTTCACCGCATTGTGCAGACGATACGGGAATTCGCATCGCAAACGAATCTGCTCGCCTTGAATGCGGCAATTGAAGCGGCACACGCCGGAGAGCATGGACGTGGCTTTAATGTGGTAGCAACCGAAGTGCGAAAGTTAGCGAAGAACGTTCAAGAAGCGGCACAAGAGATTCAAGTCACCGTTGAGGGGATTTCCAAGCAGGTTAATAGAGTCAGTGAGGGAACGAAAACCTCCCAAAGAGCAATAGTCGATAGTCAGCATCAAATTCAACAAGCAGTTGATGAATTTGCAGGTATTGGCGAAGCTGTTGGCAAGTTAGATGTTCAGGCTAAAGCTTTGAGCCAAATAATGTAA
- a CDS encoding YycC family protein → MRRMPLSADTAVKLAEYMKVPLEHLMHMPQHIMIQKLAEMAKGQVEETNTEKKES, encoded by the coding sequence ATGAGGAGAATGCCACTATCAGCCGACACGGCTGTAAAGCTTGCGGAATATATGAAGGTACCCTTAGAGCATCTGATGCACATGCCGCAGCACATTATGATACAGAAGCTGGCGGAAATGGCGAAGGGACAAGTTGAGGAAACAAACACAGAAAAAAAAGAAAGTTAA
- a CDS encoding ABC transporter substrate-binding protein, producing the protein MSKPNKRIHKWVMTGLTLSLLVPTLAACNTSKGGNSDTRHTLRIGTMYGSKQDEQYFRQQFTDMFELTHDKIDIEVVPAIDYSEMQFDDQSKQQEQPNPLEKVKAIMTGSNPVDVMIFDMSMLSQLVSNNLLKQLDPLLKNEKMDINEFVPAVVEGIKDEGNGFLYALTPTFSPSALYYNKKLFTKAGVEPPKDNMSWDDVFNLAKRMKSGKGKEAVFGFSFNQWGSSENFWDVQNFAAPLQLKMFDDKGETMTVNTPQWENLWKTVTDLYKDHVTPHQDDMQYDQPQGENYRYNPFQGQLFLNGRVAMTVGDYGLINQIQQMNDNSEKLKVEKLDWDVVTMPFHPGNEKVGGSIYLNSLSGINANAANSDDAWEFVKFMNGKEWAKLKSRSTYEMSTRQDFVKPREGMTYNIAAFTKMKPAPFPQSSAKEQALYLEKPNLRLVTDLASRAYSDVIQGKKSVKEALAQWESKGNDLLQKIKANPKGQIDGIFDDVYGDGGMSIEKQRLMEAAGEAVSSTSE; encoded by the coding sequence ATGAGCAAGCCAAACAAACGTATCCACAAATGGGTCATGACAGGTCTAACACTATCTTTATTAGTTCCAACACTAGCGGCATGTAACACAAGTAAAGGAGGAAACTCCGATACAAGACATACACTACGTATTGGAACGATGTACGGAAGCAAGCAGGATGAGCAATATTTCCGTCAGCAATTTACTGATATGTTTGAACTGACTCATGATAAAATTGATATCGAGGTAGTACCGGCGATCGATTACTCAGAAATGCAGTTTGACGATCAGTCTAAGCAGCAAGAGCAGCCTAATCCGCTTGAAAAAGTCAAAGCTATTATGACTGGATCCAATCCCGTAGACGTCATGATTTTTGATATGAGCATGCTGAGTCAATTGGTTTCTAATAACCTATTGAAGCAGCTGGATCCATTGCTTAAAAATGAAAAGATGGATATAAATGAATTTGTACCTGCTGTTGTTGAAGGGATTAAAGACGAGGGTAACGGATTTTTATATGCTTTAACGCCAACCTTTAGTCCATCTGCCTTATATTATAATAAAAAGCTATTTACCAAAGCAGGCGTCGAGCCCCCTAAGGATAATATGAGCTGGGATGATGTGTTTAACTTAGCTAAACGAATGAAATCCGGCAAGGGTAAAGAAGCTGTGTTTGGATTTTCTTTTAACCAATGGGGATCCAGTGAAAACTTCTGGGACGTACAAAATTTCGCCGCGCCGTTGCAATTAAAAATGTTCGACGACAAAGGCGAAACGATGACCGTAAATACGCCACAATGGGAAAATCTTTGGAAAACCGTAACAGACCTTTATAAAGATCATGTCACACCACATCAGGATGACATGCAGTATGATCAACCACAGGGTGAAAACTACAGGTATAACCCTTTCCAAGGTCAATTGTTCTTAAACGGTAGAGTAGCAATGACGGTTGGCGATTATGGTTTGATCAACCAAATTCAGCAGATGAATGATAATAGCGAAAAGCTGAAAGTTGAAAAGCTGGATTGGGATGTTGTTACTATGCCATTCCACCCGGGTAATGAAAAAGTCGGAGGAAGTATTTATCTGAACAGCTTATCTGGCATTAATGCGAATGCAGCTAATTCTGATGATGCATGGGAATTCGTGAAATTCATGAATGGTAAGGAATGGGCTAAGCTGAAATCCAGAAGCACGTATGAAATGTCTACTCGTCAGGATTTTGTTAAGCCACGCGAAGGAATGACATACAATATAGCTGCTTTTACAAAGATGAAGCCTGCACCATTCCCACAATCTTCTGCTAAAGAGCAAGCATTATATCTTGAAAAACCGAATTTGAGATTGGTGACCGATCTAGCATCGAGAGCTTATTCAGATGTTATTCAGGGGAAAAAATCAGTTAAGGAAGCTCTAGCGCAATGGGAATCAAAAGGAAACGATCTGCTGCAAAAAATTAAAGCGAACCCGAAGGGGCAGATTGACGGCATTTTCGATGACGTCTATGGCGACGGTGGCATGTCAATAGAGAAGCAACGTTTAATGGAGGCAGCAGGAGAGGCTGTTTCTAGCACGTCTGAATAA
- a CDS encoding ABC transporter ATP-binding protein, producing MIHCEGLVKIYKADDLEVVALQGLNLSVKPGEMMAIIGNSGSGKSTLLNILGGLDRPSAGQVQVGPWNLLKVNDEDLVKYKRDTVGFIWQNNARNLLPFLTALENVEMPMMFSGKLDRVYAKQLLEWVGLKDRMHNKLQQLSGGEQQRVAIAISLANKPQLLLADEPTGSVDSRTSDVIMDIFRRFNRELGLTIVIVTHDLSLAGKVDRVVAIRDGLTSTEFIKRNPNLDLSLPLSEGQNAEEIHEAYIVVDRVGRLQIPKEYLQALAIGDKASMEFDGDKIVITKPKSLEGDQSA from the coding sequence ATGATTCATTGTGAAGGTCTAGTCAAAATTTACAAAGCCGATGACTTGGAGGTTGTAGCTCTTCAAGGACTGAATTTGTCCGTTAAACCCGGAGAGATGATGGCCATTATCGGTAACAGCGGAAGCGGGAAATCCACGCTCCTGAACATACTGGGAGGGCTTGATCGCCCTTCCGCTGGTCAGGTGCAAGTCGGACCTTGGAATCTTCTCAAGGTTAATGATGAGGATTTGGTGAAGTACAAGCGCGATACGGTTGGATTTATCTGGCAGAATAATGCCCGCAATCTGCTACCGTTCTTAACTGCGCTGGAGAATGTTGAGATGCCCATGATGTTCTCGGGCAAGCTGGACCGCGTATATGCTAAGCAATTGCTAGAGTGGGTTGGTCTTAAGGATCGGATGCACAACAAGCTTCAGCAGCTGTCAGGAGGCGAGCAACAGCGGGTAGCCATTGCAATCTCGCTTGCAAACAAACCACAGCTTCTGCTAGCTGATGAGCCGACAGGCTCAGTTGATTCTCGTACATCGGATGTTATCATGGATATTTTCCGCCGATTTAATCGGGAATTAGGGCTAACAATCGTTATTGTTACTCATGACTTGTCACTTGCAGGAAAAGTAGACCGGGTTGTCGCCATACGTGATGGCTTAACTAGTACTGAATTTATTAAAAGAAATCCGAATCTTGATCTATCCTTACCTTTATCAGAGGGTCAAAACGCTGAGGAAATACACGAAGCTTATATCGTCGTAGACCGGGTAGGGCGCTTGCAGATTCCTAAAGAATACTTGCAGGCATTAGCAATTGGTGACAAGGCAAGCATGGAGTTTGATGGAGACAAAATTGTTATTACAAAACCGAAATCATTAGAGGGGGATCAGTCCGCATGA
- a CDS encoding ABC transporter permease, which yields MNALIRFLFRKMWNTRWLTLSTLAGLFVAVAFTTSIPMYADGALKRVVSQSLKENSEGLPAGSMLIRYQSTDGKTDMDGFTKVDKYILEDVNSNIGFPLEASQRSLSLRSAEVSPEDPQKVDASRTRKLTIAAFSGLKDQIEMAGGKWFADHAEADGTLQAVMLEEALFRNDLHVGDVLLYPISGGLNLTLRVQIVGSFKATDENSPYWYQGFEGLMSNMYIADSAFVEDLTGKLKIPMQTASWYSAYDLREIKTSQLSPLTSQLNRVDIEVYKKLKDTHLELSFADMLNDFRRQSIQLQTLLFTLAAPMIAMVFYFITMNSQQALEKQRSDIAVLRSRGASTRQVFMLFLLEGSLLGIIALLVGPFIGWFMAKSIGSASGFLQFVDRESIPVGFSTDSIYAGAAAVIVAIGAAVIPALVFTRTSIVDYKRQLARGDRKPFWQRWYLDVVMLGVAGYGWYLFNERQMVSFTTGATTDQLNVQPFLFFVPAISIFAAGLVFLRLFPLLLKLFNLMWKKILPVSFYLTLTQLSRSSKSYYPLMILLILTLGLGVYNSSAARTIGLNSEERTMYKYGSDVIVKTVWIGQGEYKNPTKSPGNGGSGGGSGGGNGGSGGGSGGGGGQGSRPTPTKINYSEPPFEIFRTLPGVEHAARVLQTKSSLTISGKTAGQATIVGIDNVDFARVGWLRKDMYPTSPYKYLEWMGKVSEGALISSNVAKKFDLKRGDTVSTVIQEQLIEFIILDIIPYWPGQYPDQSPFLIANLDYIYDQVPIMPYDVWLKMEPGAKTPDIIPVLQDKGIEIASIDSMRSELVTQSKHPARGGVFGILSLGFMVTIIVTLAGYILFWFFNLSRRVVQIGILRAMGLSRKQLTGMLLLEQVFTAGLSIGLGIGIGKLTSILFLPFLQTTDNSANQVPPFRVVFDAADTMKLYIVVAVMMCIGIALLVTHIRRLKVHQAVKLGEER from the coding sequence ATGAATGCACTTATTCGGTTTCTCTTTCGCAAAATGTGGAATACGCGGTGGCTGACACTTAGCACACTCGCAGGATTATTCGTTGCAGTCGCTTTTACAACGAGTATCCCCATGTACGCCGACGGTGCCCTCAAACGTGTTGTTTCCCAATCGCTTAAGGAAAATAGCGAAGGGCTACCAGCAGGATCTATGCTAATCCGATATCAGTCTACTGATGGTAAGACAGATATGGACGGCTTTACTAAAGTCGATAAGTATATCCTTGAAGATGTAAATAGCAATATCGGCTTTCCTTTAGAAGCAAGCCAACGCAGCTTGTCATTGCGCAGCGCAGAGGTGTCTCCTGAGGATCCGCAGAAGGTAGATGCAAGCCGGACGCGTAAGCTGACGATTGCAGCCTTTAGCGGACTGAAAGATCAAATAGAGATGGCTGGCGGTAAGTGGTTTGCCGATCACGCCGAGGCCGATGGTACACTTCAAGCAGTCATGCTGGAAGAAGCGCTATTCCGTAATGACTTGCACGTAGGAGATGTACTACTCTATCCGATATCTGGAGGACTTAATCTCACTCTCAGAGTACAAATCGTAGGTTCTTTCAAAGCGACCGACGAAAATAGCCCTTATTGGTATCAAGGCTTCGAAGGGCTAATGAGTAACATGTATATCGCTGATTCTGCGTTCGTGGAGGATTTGACTGGCAAGCTGAAAATCCCTATGCAAACTGCTAGCTGGTATTCAGCTTACGATCTTCGCGAAATCAAGACGAGTCAGCTTTCTCCGCTCACAAGCCAATTAAACCGTGTCGATATTGAAGTATACAAGAAGCTTAAGGACACGCATTTGGAGCTATCATTTGCAGATATGTTAAATGATTTCCGCCGTCAAAGCATCCAGCTTCAGACGCTTTTATTTACGCTTGCAGCGCCTATGATCGCAATGGTGTTCTACTTCATTACGATGAACTCTCAGCAGGCGCTAGAGAAGCAACGCTCCGATATCGCGGTATTACGGAGTCGTGGTGCGAGTACAAGACAAGTATTTATGTTGTTCTTGCTGGAAGGCTCATTGCTTGGCATCATTGCGCTATTGGTTGGACCTTTCATAGGATGGTTCATGGCTAAGAGTATCGGCTCGGCTAGCGGGTTCCTACAGTTTGTGGACCGTGAGTCTATTCCGGTAGGGTTCTCTACCGATAGCATCTATGCAGGTGCTGCAGCTGTAATCGTTGCAATAGGTGCTGCCGTTATTCCGGCGTTGGTATTTACACGTACTTCTATCGTGGATTACAAACGTCAATTGGCACGCGGAGATCGCAAGCCGTTCTGGCAAAGATGGTATTTAGATGTAGTCATGTTAGGAGTAGCAGGCTACGGTTGGTATTTATTTAATGAACGGCAGATGGTGTCATTCACAACAGGAGCAACTACCGACCAGTTAAATGTACAGCCGTTTCTATTTTTTGTACCGGCAATCAGTATTTTTGCAGCAGGACTCGTGTTCTTAAGATTATTTCCACTTCTGCTTAAGCTGTTTAACTTAATGTGGAAGAAAATTTTGCCGGTTTCCTTTTATTTGACGCTTACTCAGCTTTCACGTTCTTCTAAATCGTACTACCCGCTCATGATTTTACTTATTCTGACGTTAGGGCTAGGGGTATATAATTCTTCTGCTGCTCGTACAATCGGATTAAACTCTGAAGAGCGAACGATGTACAAATATGGTTCAGATGTAATTGTGAAAACGGTATGGATTGGGCAAGGGGAGTATAAGAATCCGACTAAATCACCAGGTAATGGCGGCTCGGGTGGTGGTTCTGGTGGCGGTAATGGTGGTTCAGGCGGTGGATCTGGTGGAGGTGGCGGGCAAGGATCGCGTCCTACACCGACTAAGATCAATTATAGTGAGCCCCCTTTTGAGATTTTCCGTACTTTGCCTGGAGTAGAGCACGCGGCTCGAGTGCTTCAAACCAAAAGCAGTCTCACCATTTCAGGTAAAACCGCTGGTCAAGCGACAATAGTAGGAATAGATAACGTCGATTTTGCTCGTGTAGGTTGGTTACGTAAGGATATGTACCCAACGAGTCCTTATAAATATTTGGAATGGATGGGCAAGGTTTCAGAGGGGGCACTTATATCCTCCAATGTAGCAAAGAAATTTGATCTGAAGCGTGGAGATACGGTATCTACGGTTATACAGGAGCAATTAATTGAGTTTATTATTCTCGATATTATCCCTTATTGGCCTGGTCAGTATCCCGATCAGTCTCCTTTCCTGATTGCTAACCTTGATTATATTTATGATCAAGTTCCTATCATGCCTTATGATGTGTGGCTGAAGATGGAGCCAGGGGCGAAGACTCCGGATATCATTCCGGTGCTTCAAGATAAAGGAATTGAAATTGCATCTATCGACAGCATGAGAAGTGAGCTCGTTACACAAAGCAAGCATCCTGCTAGAGGCGGCGTGTTCGGCATTCTGAGCTTAGGCTTCATGGTTACAATCATTGTTACCTTAGCGGGTTATATCCTTTTCTGGTTCTTTAACCTTTCAAGGAGAGTTGTACAAATCGGGATATTGCGAGCGATGGGACTTTCGCGTAAGCAATTGACCGGCATGCTGTTATTAGAGCAAGTCTTTACCGCTGGATTATCCATTGGTCTTGGGATTGGAATTGGAAAGCTAACTAGTATTCTATTCCTTCCTTTCCTGCAGACGACAGATAATTCTGCGAACCAGGTTCCGCCGTTCCGTGTTGTATTCGATGCAGCAGATACAATGAAGCTGTATATCGTTGTTGCCGTCATGATGTGTATTGGTATTGCTCTCCTTGTTACACATATTAGGCGACTTAAGGTTCATCAGGCTGTGAAGCTCGGAGAGGAGCGATAA
- a CDS encoding efflux RND transporter periplasmic adaptor subunit, whose product MSMKWWMAYSSSNQTSMRRRSRKSAGVIAVLALSVAITGCSLLPSEPEEEDLSAIELPKISERPKYDVETKTLETTVQGSGKVMSTQEKTLYFTLEGKRLKKLYIQSGETVKAGQAIAELDVDDMKKTLRNQTLAFKQTELTMKDTLRKKDEMEATEFEQKMLAFEEAKQALVDMQEDINKAVLTAPYSGTVVAVAVQEGAAIKAYDTICVIADPSQLVVTASFSKDDLEKVTVGMEVRVDINNAGQLKGKIKQLPLPSTENENGGNGGNGGNGGNGPGGSVESPSKYMLIDVGALPKTVTRGTRLSATVIVNRKENAIVIPLAALRTVGARTYVQVAEADGSKREVDVEVGQQTSTDAEILNGLTTGQKVVGR is encoded by the coding sequence ATGTCTATGAAATGGTGGATGGCGTATTCGTCAAGTAATCAGACGAGTATGAGGCGAAGAAGCCGGAAGAGTGCGGGGGTTATTGCAGTATTGGCTTTATCTGTTGCCATAACTGGATGTAGCTTGCTCCCGAGCGAACCGGAAGAGGAAGATTTGTCAGCTATTGAGCTGCCGAAGATTTCTGAGAGGCCTAAATACGACGTCGAAACCAAGACATTGGAAACGACAGTACAAGGGTCAGGCAAGGTCATGTCTACGCAAGAGAAAACTTTATATTTTACATTAGAAGGCAAGAGACTCAAGAAATTATACATACAATCTGGAGAAACAGTTAAAGCTGGCCAGGCTATTGCCGAGCTTGATGTCGATGACATGAAGAAAACACTTCGCAATCAAACTTTGGCTTTTAAGCAAACCGAGTTAACGATGAAGGATACGTTGCGTAAGAAAGATGAGATGGAAGCGACAGAGTTTGAACAGAAAATGCTCGCTTTCGAGGAAGCGAAGCAGGCGCTTGTTGATATGCAGGAAGATATCAATAAAGCCGTACTTACAGCACCATACAGTGGTACGGTTGTAGCCGTAGCTGTGCAAGAAGGCGCTGCGATTAAAGCGTATGATACTATCTGTGTTATAGCGGATCCTAGTCAATTGGTTGTAACTGCAAGCTTCTCAAAGGATGACTTAGAGAAGGTCACTGTGGGGATGGAGGTCCGGGTAGATATCAACAATGCGGGCCAGTTAAAAGGCAAGATTAAGCAGCTTCCACTACCTTCCACTGAAAATGAAAATGGTGGTAATGGCGGCAACGGTGGAAATGGGGGTAATGGACCTGGTGGTTCCGTCGAAAGTCCAAGCAAATATATGCTAATCGATGTAGGCGCTTTGCCAAAGACGGTAACTAGGGGAACTAGGTTATCTGCTACTGTTATCGTTAATCGTAAGGAAAACGCAATTGTTATTCCACTTGCAGCTTTAAGAACTGTTGGTGCTAGAACTTATGTTCAGGTCGCTGAAGCCGATGGCAGTAAGAGAGAAGTGGATGTAGAGGTCGGACAACAGACATCAACGGATGCGGAAATTTTGAATGGTTTGACAACGGGACAGAAAGTCGTAGGACGCTAA
- a CDS encoding ABC transporter ATP-binding protein yields the protein MLTWLGRGSTAEKLSEKVEAPGEKTEAVIKESVQKPLLTVRNVERSFDVGSQKIRVLKGINLELFPSQLVMLRGRSGSGKTTLMNLMGGLDTPTEGEIDFNGRPFHTWNDDKRTEVRRKDIGFIFQAYALLPLLSAYENVELSLRMAKTPRAEWKARITSCLDLVGLSKRMHHRPFELSGGEQQRVAIAKAIAHKPSLLLADEPTAELDSQMAAQIMQVFKEIVANENVSICMTTHDPTIMEVADHVYEMVDGVFVK from the coding sequence ATGTTGACCTGGTTGGGTCGAGGCTCCACTGCGGAAAAGCTCAGTGAAAAAGTTGAAGCTCCTGGGGAGAAGACAGAAGCGGTAATCAAGGAATCGGTGCAGAAGCCGCTGTTGACTGTTCGCAATGTAGAACGATCATTCGATGTTGGCAGCCAGAAAATCCGCGTATTAAAGGGGATAAACCTAGAACTGTTTCCGAGTCAGCTCGTCATGCTCAGGGGCAGATCAGGTTCAGGCAAAACAACGCTTATGAATCTAATGGGAGGACTGGATACGCCCACTGAAGGTGAAATTGATTTCAATGGACGTCCATTTCATACTTGGAATGACGATAAGCGCACAGAGGTGCGTCGCAAGGATATTGGTTTTATTTTCCAAGCGTATGCTTTATTGCCTTTATTGTCCGCCTACGAGAATGTCGAGCTGTCGCTAAGAATGGCGAAAACACCTCGAGCGGAGTGGAAAGCAAGAATTACCTCCTGCCTTGATCTGGTAGGCTTATCGAAAAGAATGCATCATCGTCCCTTCGAGCTATCTGGGGGGGAGCAGCAGCGGGTAGCGATTGCCAAAGCGATTGCCCATAAGCCCAGCCTGCTGTTAGCTGATGAACCGACGGCGGAATTGGATAGCCAAATGGCCGCACAGATTATGCAGGTATTTAAGGAAATCGTTGCTAATGAAAATGTGTCGATTTGTATGACTACACACGACCCTACAATTATGGAGGTAGCTGATCATGTCTATGAAATGGTGGATGGCGTATTCGTCAAGTAA